A region from the Mycobacterium heidelbergense genome encodes:
- a CDS encoding CDGP domain-containing protein, with protein sequence MTMTLRCVTALAAVTTAVVCALSVAPVATAYPGDPMPGCENGGFLNTVMICDGPIRPDGTWQRCASWQPTYNPGYGGGFYAPGGQQCRVIDLGSIPPLSPDHHIDK encoded by the coding sequence ATGACGATGACGCTGCGCTGCGTGACGGCGTTAGCAGCGGTGACGACGGCGGTCGTCTGCGCGCTGTCGGTCGCCCCCGTCGCTACTGCCTACCCCGGTGACCCGATGCCTGGGTGCGAGAACGGGGGTTTTCTCAATACGGTCATGATCTGCGACGGCCCGATTCGTCCCGACGGTACTTGGCAGCGCTGCGCAAGTTGGCAGCCGACCTACAACCCGGGTTATGGCGGGGGTTTCTACGCACCGGGCGGCCAGCAATGCAGGGTTATTGATCTTGGCAGTATCCCGCCACTGAGTCCGGACCATCACATCGACAAATGA
- a CDS encoding PE domain-containing protein, with product MSFVIAVPNLLASAVADVSGIGSSLDAAYSAAAIPTTALMPAAGDEVSAAIASLFSSHARQYQALSAQAAAFHAEFVQALNGAGSAYVAAEAANVSPLVAAVQEAQGPGLFTPILDLTGRPLIGNGANGAPGTGQAGGAGGWLWGNGGNGGSGAPGQAGGAGGSAFLFGNGGIGGAGGTGTAGVTTTGGAAGGSGGVGGVGGAGGNGGLLFGSGGHGGAGGQGGSGGTSGNGSGGGSGSAGGAGSEPSGRIGGAGGVGGAGGAGGLGDLYVANSNSGTVSVINPVTDAVVATIPVGSTPEGVAVSPTGDTVYITNLGSGTVSVINASTDTVTGTITVGSDPAGVAVSPIGGTVYVTNASSGTVSVINPVTDTVTGTIAIGPMDPAGVAVSPTGGTVYVTHPGSDTPSGTVSVINASTDTVTGTITVGSGSEGVAVSPTGGTVYVANSNRGTVSVINASTDTVTGTIAIGPTDPAGVAVSPTGGTVYVTNASSGTVSVINASTDTVTGTITVGTTPDGVAVSPTGGTVYVTNLGSDTVSVINPVTDAVVATIPVGSDPAGVAVE from the coding sequence ATGTCGTTTGTGATCGCGGTTCCGAACCTGTTGGCATCGGCGGTAGCGGATGTGTCGGGTATCGGTTCGTCGCTCGACGCGGCGTACTCCGCGGCGGCGATCCCAACCACCGCGTTGATGCCCGCCGCTGGTGATGAGGTGTCGGCGGCGATCGCGTCGCTATTTTCCAGTCACGCCCGGCAATATCAGGCGCTCAGTGCTCAGGCGGCGGCGTTTCATGCCGAGTTCGTGCAGGCGCTGAACGGGGCTGGTAGCGCATATGTGGCCGCGGAGGCGGCGAATGTCTCGCCGTTGGTGGCCGCGGTGCAGGAGGCCCAGGGCCCGGGGCTGTTTACGCCGATCCTGGATCTGACGGGACGCCCGCTGATCGGCAACGGCGCTAATGGGGCGCCCGGAACGGGGCAGGCCGGTGGGGCCGGCGGGTGGTTGTGGGGCAATGGTGGCAACGGCGGGTCCGGGGCACCGGGGCAGGCTGGCGGCGCCGGTGGGTCGGCATTCCTGTTCGGCAACGGCGGTATAGGCGGGGCCGGCGGGACCGGCACGGCCGGTGTGACCACCACGGGTGGTGCCGCCGGTGGGAGCGGCGGGGTCGGTGGTGTGGGTGGGGCCGGTGGTAACGGCGGGTTGTTGTTCGGGTCGGGTGGTCACGGCGGTGCCGGTGGTCAAGGCGGCAGCGGCGGTACCAGCGGTAACGGCAGTGGTGGCGGTAGCGGGAGTGCCGGCGGCGCTGGCAGCGAGCCCAGTGGTCGTATCGGCGGGGCCGGTGGTGTCGGCGGGGCCGGTGGGGCCGGCGGGCTGGGCGACCTCTATGTCGCCAACTCCAACAGCGGCACGGTGTCAGTAATCAATCCGGTCACCGATGCCGTCGTGGCCACCATCCCGGTCGGCTCGACCCCGGAGGGGGTGGCGGTCAGCCCCACCGGGGACACCGTCTACATCACCAACCTCGGCAGCGGCACGGTGTCGGTAATCAACGCCTCCACGGACACCGTGACCGGCACTATCACCGTCGGCTCGGACCCGGCCGGGGTGGCGGTCAGTCCCATCGGGGGCACCGTCTATGTCACCAACGCCAGCAGCGGCACGGTGTCAGTGATCAACCCGGTCACCGACACCGTGACCGGCACCATCGCCATCGGCCCCATGGACCCGGCCGGGGTGGCGGTCAGCCCCACCGGGGGCACCGTCTACGTCACCCACCCCGGCAGCGACACGCCGAGCGGCACGGTGTCAGTGATCAACGCCTCCACGGACACCGTGACCGGCACTATCACCGTTGGCTCGGGCTCGGAGGGGGTGGCGGTCAGCCCCACCGGGGGCACCGTCTATGTCGCCAACTCTAACCGCGGCACGGTGTCAGTGATCAACGCCTCCACGGACACCGTGACCGGCACCATCGCCATCGGTCCCACGGACCCGGCCGGGGTGGCGGTCAGCCCCACCGGGGGCACCGTCTACGTCACCAACGCCAGCAGCGGCACGGTGTCAGTGATCAACGCCTCCACGGACACCGTGACCGGCACTATCACCGTCGGCACGACCCCGGATGGGGTGGCGGTCAGCCCCACCGGGGGCACCGTCTATGTCACCAATCTCGGCAGCGACACGGTGTCAGTGATCAACCCGGTCACCGATGCCGTCGTGGCCACCATCCCGGTCGGCTCAGACCCGGCCGGGGTGGCGGTCGAGTAG
- a CDS encoding helix-turn-helix transcriptional regulator, with translation MTRRVLRGFSAQQFANARRHRGLSVSDLARLADVGQSTIHAWEAGTRTPQVDLLARVMEILKTPIEQVVIISPDERYPGDWRVIKGVTQPQLAAAAKIATTTLRGIERADIALTDANAFTLAMLLDLPVEQYRAAYQRARKRPPGISV, from the coding sequence ATGACCAGGCGAGTGCTGCGTGGATTCAGTGCGCAACAGTTCGCCAACGCCCGCCGTCACCGCGGCCTAAGCGTGTCCGACCTTGCCCGGCTGGCCGACGTCGGCCAATCCACCATCCATGCTTGGGAAGCCGGGACCCGCACCCCGCAAGTTGATCTGCTGGCCCGCGTCATGGAAATACTCAAGACCCCGATCGAGCAGGTCGTCATCATTTCGCCCGACGAGCGCTACCCCGGCGACTGGCGCGTAATTAAAGGAGTCACCCAGCCGCAACTGGCAGCGGCAGCCAAAATCGCCACTACTACCCTGCGCGGCATCGAACGCGCGGACATAGCGCTCACTGATGCCAATGCCTTCACCTTGGCGATGCTGCTCGATCTACCCGTTGAGCAATATCGAGCCGCCTACCAACGCGCACGCAAGCGGCCGCCAGGAATCTCAGTCTGA
- a CDS encoding tyrosine-type recombinase/integrase → MLTDVATSQDLVTLLPRWQLAMQSDRKASYTIDSYIRGARYYLTWCATGVGEHPFTRPTLQRWTTHLLSVGAEPATARIRQQAVRRFAAWLADEKVIERDPFLGLKSPKIDIKVVERLTDDELRLMLKACAGTHLHDRRDEACLRLLMETGMRAGELLALSVRDIDLVEGVVTIRKGKGGKGRYVPFEAHTGAVVDRYLRIRRHHPLSHTSSLWLTETGSGDHLSYQGLRTSLLARATAAGIEGFHLHRLRHTFASRYLSHGGSEGSLMQMAGWRTRQMVDRYSQDTAAERALTETRHLQLGDL, encoded by the coding sequence ATGCTTACCGACGTCGCCACCTCCCAGGACCTGGTCACACTGCTGCCCCGTTGGCAACTGGCCATGCAGTCCGATCGCAAAGCCTCCTACACCATCGACTCCTACATCCGAGGCGCCCGCTACTACCTCACCTGGTGCGCAACCGGGGTCGGTGAACACCCCTTCACCCGGCCCACTCTGCAGCGCTGGACCACCCACCTACTAAGCGTCGGCGCCGAACCAGCCACCGCCCGCATCCGCCAACAAGCCGTCCGCCGCTTCGCCGCCTGGCTCGCCGACGAAAAAGTCATCGAACGCGACCCCTTCCTCGGCCTCAAATCCCCCAAAATCGACATCAAAGTAGTAGAACGCCTCACCGACGACGAACTGCGATTGATGCTCAAAGCCTGCGCCGGCACCCACCTCCACGACCGCCGCGACGAAGCCTGCCTACGCCTACTCATGGAAACCGGCATGCGCGCCGGCGAACTCTTAGCACTATCGGTGCGCGATATCGACCTCGTCGAAGGTGTGGTCACCATCCGAAAAGGCAAGGGCGGCAAAGGCCGCTACGTCCCCTTCGAAGCACACACCGGCGCCGTCGTCGACCGCTACCTACGCATACGTAGACACCACCCCCTAAGCCACACCTCCTCACTGTGGCTCACCGAAACAGGCAGTGGTGATCACCTCAGCTACCAAGGCCTACGCACCTCACTGCTCGCGCGTGCCACCGCGGCAGGCATCGAAGGCTTCCACCTCCACCGGCTAAGGCACACCTTCGCCAGCCGCTACCTCTCCCACGGCGGCAGCGAAGGCTCCCTCATGCAAATGGCCGGCTGGCGCACCCGACAAATGGTCGACCGCTACAGCCAAGACACCGCCGCCGAACGCGCCCTCACCGAAACCCGACACCTCCAACTCGGCGACCTCTAA
- a CDS encoding nucleotidyl transferase AbiEii/AbiGii toxin family protein produces the protein MTDGRRGSRLAALLGTLAPKTKQPASTAVLNQWIAQAEGKLGPEAKGGRLGWLVASSVAIACVQRAIDVDGRQLFLLKGGTLLQHRLPTTARPTKDIDGLVRGDLNAFFLALEGALAEPWGPLTLRRGEIEVVNVPTKIIKPRRFDVIIALRGVTWRRIQFEVSADESGIGQDFEVIEPPPLDGFGLPNPDILVGIAMRFQIAQKIHAVSDPHDPPDSINDRARDVVDLLLLRDLAAEARSPTLAEIHAAAAALFQARADEAYQLGLPERAWPPTVVGHTHWDADYKRAAASAGLQLSLDAAVSAVNAWIGQIDNT, from the coding sequence ATGACTGACGGGCGTCGTGGTTCCCGGCTTGCCGCGTTGTTGGGCACATTGGCGCCGAAGACGAAACAGCCGGCGTCGACCGCCGTTCTGAACCAATGGATCGCACAAGCCGAGGGCAAGCTCGGACCCGAGGCCAAGGGCGGCCGACTCGGCTGGCTCGTGGCGTCGTCAGTCGCGATCGCGTGCGTCCAACGCGCTATCGATGTCGATGGACGGCAGCTATTCCTCCTCAAGGGCGGCACACTGTTGCAGCATCGGCTGCCCACTACCGCACGCCCCACCAAGGACATCGACGGTCTCGTCCGCGGCGATCTAAACGCGTTTTTTCTCGCGTTGGAAGGCGCGCTGGCCGAGCCGTGGGGACCTCTGACGCTGCGTCGAGGCGAGATCGAGGTCGTCAACGTTCCGACCAAGATCATCAAGCCACGTCGGTTTGACGTCATCATTGCGCTGCGCGGCGTCACTTGGCGGCGCATCCAATTCGAAGTCTCTGCCGATGAATCAGGCATCGGCCAAGACTTTGAAGTCATCGAGCCGCCGCCATTGGATGGGTTCGGCCTCCCTAACCCCGACATCCTCGTTGGGATCGCTATGCGCTTTCAGATTGCGCAGAAGATCCACGCCGTCTCTGATCCGCACGATCCGCCAGATTCCATCAACGATCGCGCCCGCGATGTCGTCGACCTGCTGCTGCTGCGCGACCTCGCCGCTGAGGCCCGAAGTCCGACACTTGCCGAGATCCATGCTGCCGCAGCTGCGCTGTTCCAGGCCCGCGCTGACGAAGCCTACCAACTTGGATTGCCGGAAAGAGCCTGGCCGCCAACCGTTGTCGGGCACACCCATTGGGACGCCGACTACAAACGGGCCGCGGCTTCGGCTGGCCTCCAACTGTCCCTCGACGCTGCGGTCTCTGCAGTCAATGCCTGGATTGGTCAGATCGACAACACCTGA
- a CDS encoding type IV toxin-antitoxin system AbiEi family antitoxin domain-containing protein: protein MATKPLARDELWDIAATQLGFVTAQQAGAVGIDKIAMQMLVQRGTLTRVAHGVYRFPQFPVGQYDPYMLAVLWTRAPEACLSHETALDAYAISDVNPHRIHVTIAKRRRLRRAGDGDYAIHREDLAPTQIGWWQEIPTVTPVTAIAQCVAYGTPTYLLRQAIDRGHAQGYLTTAESGELAKALEARHD from the coding sequence ATGGCAACTAAGCCGTTGGCGCGAGATGAGCTGTGGGATATCGCTGCCACACAGCTCGGATTTGTGACTGCCCAGCAGGCCGGGGCTGTGGGTATCGACAAGATCGCGATGCAGATGCTTGTGCAGCGCGGCACCCTGACCCGCGTCGCGCACGGCGTCTATCGATTCCCGCAGTTCCCCGTAGGTCAGTACGACCCCTACATGCTCGCCGTGCTGTGGACCCGCGCACCTGAGGCCTGCCTCAGTCACGAAACCGCGCTCGACGCCTATGCCATCAGCGATGTAAACCCGCACCGCATCCATGTCACGATCGCCAAACGTCGACGCCTGCGCCGCGCCGGCGATGGCGATTACGCCATCCACCGAGAAGATCTCGCGCCCACCCAGATCGGCTGGTGGCAGGAGATCCCCACCGTCACACCGGTGACGGCCATCGCCCAGTGTGTCGCCTACGGCACTCCGACGTACCTGCTCCGGCAGGCCATCGACCGCGGTCACGCCCAGGGCTATCTGACGACCGCCGAAAGCGGTGAGCTGGCCAAAGCATTGGAAGCGCGTCATGACTGA
- a CDS encoding aldo/keto reductase: protein MTTIENPKQHRFALNNGSGEIPALGFGTSLSDNTKTRNAVKTAVQVGFRHLDAAERYRNEAEVGAALKELFAEGTVRREDLFVTTKLWNNNHRPERVKPALQASLNRLGLDAVDLYLVHTPFAFQPGDDQDPRDIHGAVVYDDGVTLEETWAAMEALVDEGFTRAIGLSDIDVEGTRRIIDTARIKPAVVEVESHPYHPQWELHGLRETDGIILLAFASLGHALEPRLLDDPLIVSIAQRLGKTPAQVLLAWGIQRGTAVLTGSVTPSRISENFDVTALPESAIQEISENLETRIRFNSVVDAGQPGFAEVPPGS from the coding sequence ATGACAACGATTGAGAACCCAAAGCAGCATCGATTCGCCTTGAACAACGGCAGCGGCGAGATTCCGGCGCTCGGGTTTGGGACTTCGCTTTCCGACAACACCAAGACGCGAAATGCCGTCAAGACCGCCGTCCAGGTCGGGTTCCGTCACCTCGACGCCGCCGAGCGGTACCGCAACGAAGCCGAGGTCGGCGCGGCGCTCAAGGAGTTGTTCGCCGAGGGAACGGTCCGCCGCGAGGACCTGTTTGTCACCACCAAGCTGTGGAACAACAACCATCGACCCGAACGGGTCAAGCCCGCGCTGCAGGCGAGCCTGAACAGACTCGGGCTGGACGCCGTCGATCTGTATCTGGTGCACACGCCGTTCGCGTTCCAGCCCGGCGACGACCAAGATCCCCGCGACATCCACGGAGCCGTCGTCTACGACGATGGAGTCACGCTGGAGGAGACCTGGGCCGCGATGGAAGCCCTTGTGGATGAAGGGTTTACGCGAGCGATAGGCCTGTCCGACATCGACGTCGAAGGCACCCGAAGGATCATCGATACCGCCCGCATCAAACCGGCGGTCGTGGAGGTCGAGTCGCACCCGTATCACCCGCAATGGGAACTCCACGGATTGCGCGAGACAGACGGGATCATCCTGTTGGCGTTCGCTTCGCTGGGCCACGCGCTGGAACCGCGACTGCTCGACGATCCTCTCATCGTGTCGATAGCCCAGCGTCTGGGAAAGACTCCTGCGCAAGTACTTTTGGCCTGGGGCATTCAGCGCGGCACCGCAGTTCTCACGGGATCCGTCACGCCGTCCCGCATCAGCGAGAACTTCGATGTCACCGCGCTTCCCGAGAGCGCGATCCAGGAGATCAGCGAGAATCTGGAAACCCGGATCCGGTTCAATTCCGTTGTCGACGCGGGACAACCGGGATTTGCCGAGGTGCCCCCAGGCAGTTGA